The following coding sequences lie in one Microvirga sp. 17 mud 1-3 genomic window:
- a CDS encoding AAA family ATPase, translated as MTDAGMVGQRVARAAAALARLDGRRDALKTRSDELTREIELAKGRLAVKDEVEAFIEAVHGSASRRNLEAFETLLSALVQEVLPGEKPVALDLSTERGLAALDICVRRPDGNLEDVLEDNGGALTNVVGMALRLIAVVKADVARFLALDEADCWIAPERVASFYRVLEDGARRLGVQCFAVSHHDLSEFSDRFHIARISGEPMSGVTVETTDCDALWDDDAAPGLRFIRLVNVQAYADATLPLSPGVNALIGPNNRGKSTFIRALRAVFYGEARDSLVRAGAKAAIVEIGVAGRRILRFTRQPRRTPVNVWSLHEADGSVVERQGMRYESGGRAVPDWVAELFQIRKVEDLDVHIAHQKFPVFLLGEPASRRSAVLSIGQEAGYIRDMLAIHRERCTRDNALVRNGERELAALQEELESLTVLDGLKAALADAQKRAVAIGDAERRLDSLGRVHTLLQDLARNLSRARARTQATAALPDPASVAALGLQLQRHGERQRIARAVLETTERLRRAEARLSCLQALPGALPGLENPAPAQDILTHIADLARGGADARERLTRIDAEAEVLRAEMAQLVEESGGLCPTCGGPVSAETLLDHQAHSAMERMTA; from the coding sequence GTGACGGATGCCGGGATGGTCGGCCAGAGAGTCGCCCGCGCGGCGGCGGCGCTGGCGCGGCTCGACGGGCGGCGCGACGCCTTGAAGACACGCAGCGACGAGCTGACGCGAGAGATCGAACTTGCCAAGGGCCGCCTTGCCGTAAAGGACGAGGTGGAGGCCTTCATCGAGGCCGTTCATGGCAGCGCCAGCCGGCGCAACCTGGAAGCGTTCGAGACGCTCCTCTCGGCCCTGGTGCAGGAGGTCCTGCCGGGCGAGAAGCCGGTTGCTCTCGACCTGTCGACCGAGCGTGGCCTTGCGGCGCTCGACATCTGCGTGCGGCGTCCCGACGGCAATCTCGAGGATGTGCTGGAAGACAATGGCGGCGCGCTCACCAATGTGGTCGGCATGGCTTTGCGGCTTATCGCGGTCGTGAAGGCCGATGTCGCGCGTTTCCTCGCTCTCGACGAGGCCGATTGCTGGATCGCGCCCGAGCGGGTCGCGTCGTTCTACCGTGTTCTCGAGGACGGCGCCCGGCGGCTCGGCGTGCAGTGCTTCGCGGTTTCGCATCACGACCTGTCGGAATTCTCCGACCGCTTCCACATCGCGCGCATTTCCGGCGAGCCCATGTCCGGCGTCACGGTCGAGACCACGGATTGCGATGCGCTCTGGGACGACGATGCGGCGCCGGGGCTGCGCTTCATCCGCCTCGTCAATGTCCAGGCCTATGCGGACGCGACGCTTCCCTTGAGCCCGGGCGTCAATGCGCTGATCGGGCCGAACAATCGCGGCAAGTCCACCTTCATCCGTGCCCTGCGCGCGGTGTTCTACGGCGAGGCGCGCGACAGTCTCGTGCGCGCCGGCGCGAAGGCCGCGATTGTCGAGATCGGCGTCGCCGGACGGCGGATCTTGCGCTTCACGCGCCAGCCGCGCCGCACGCCCGTCAATGTCTGGTCGCTGCACGAAGCGGACGGCAGCGTCGTGGAGCGGCAGGGCATGCGCTACGAGTCCGGCGGGCGCGCGGTGCCGGACTGGGTGGCGGAGCTGTTCCAGATCCGGAAGGTTGAGGATCTCGACGTCCACATCGCGCACCAGAAGTTTCCGGTCTTCCTGTTGGGTGAGCCCGCCTCGCGCCGCTCGGCCGTTCTCTCCATCGGGCAGGAGGCCGGCTACATTCGCGACATGCTGGCGATCCACCGCGAGCGCTGCACCCGCGACAATGCGCTGGTGCGCAACGGTGAGCGGGAGCTCGCGGCCCTGCAGGAGGAACTCGAATCTCTTACGGTCCTCGACGGCCTGAAGGCCGCTCTCGCGGACGCGCAGAAGCGCGCCGTCGCGATCGGGGACGCGGAACGGCGCCTCGATTCCCTTGGGCGTGTGCACACCCTGCTGCAGGATCTCGCCCGCAATCTGTCACGGGCCCGGGCCCGGACGCAGGCCACGGCGGCGCTGCCCGATCCGGCAAGCGTCGCGGCCCTTGGCCTTCAGCTGCAGCGGCACGGGGAGCGGCAGCGCATTGCCCGCGCGGTTCTTGAAACCACGGAGCGCCTGCGCCGTGCCGAGGCGCGCCTGTCCTGCCTGCAGGCTTTGCCGGGCGCATTGCCGGGCCTTGAAAATCCCGCGCCGGCGCAAGACATCCTGACCCACATCGCCGATCTGGCGCGCGGCGGCGCCGATGCGCGCGAGCGCCTGACCCGGATCGATGCCGAAGCTGAAGTCCTTCGAGCCGAGATGGCGCAGCTCGTCGAGGAAAGCGGCGGCCTC
- a CDS encoding single-stranded DNA-binding protein, which produces MAGSVNKVILVGNLGRDPEVRRLNSGEPVVNLRIATSETWKDKASGERKEKTEWHSVVIFNENLARVAEQYLKKGSKVYIEGQLQTRKWQDQSGAEKYTTEVVLQRFRGELTILDSRGGGSSEYGEEEQGQVSRGGEFGRSSPMERRPAAAPSGGGSRFNDLDDDIPF; this is translated from the coding sequence ATGGCGGGCAGTGTGAACAAGGTGATATTGGTGGGGAACCTGGGGCGTGACCCTGAGGTGCGCCGGCTGAATTCGGGCGAGCCGGTGGTAAACCTGCGGATCGCCACCTCGGAGACCTGGAAGGACAAGGCCTCGGGCGAGCGCAAGGAAAAGACCGAGTGGCACTCGGTGGTAATCTTCAACGAGAACCTGGCCCGGGTGGCCGAGCAGTACCTGAAGAAGGGCTCGAAAGTCTATATCGAGGGGCAGCTGCAGACCCGCAAATGGCAGGACCAGAGCGGGGCCGAGAAATACACCACCGAGGTGGTGCTGCAGCGCTTCCGCGGCGAGCTGACGATCCTGGACAGCCGCGGCGGCGGCTCGTCGGAATATGGCGAGGAGGAGCAAGGCCAGGTCAGCCGCGGCGGCGAGTTCGGCCGCTCCTCGCCGATGGAGCGCCGTCCGGCGGCCGCACCGAGCGGCGGCGGCTCGCGCTTCAACGACCTCGACGACGACATTCCGTTCTAG